AGCTGTTGACTTAGTCAAGGTAGTTCTGTTTCTCGATGATAGCTGACTCCACGTGCTCGATTTTATGCTGCTGATGTCAAAATTGGTTGCATGCAGAAACACAAGGACTTTAGACCTGACCGGGTTAATGCATTTGCATGTGATATTACATCAGAGCAACTGACAGAGGGCATGGAGCCTTCCTCTGTTGACATTGTGACAATGGTAACATGTTATGCTCTGATTACACACTGACATGTCTATATTTACAGTTATCATTTCAGTGCATGTTTTCATTTATTGTCGGACCTGTCAACATACAACTAACATATTAAGTAGATCTTTATGCTCTCTGCAGTTGCACCAGATAAAATGCCTTTAGTACTGCAGAATGTTAAAAATGTCCTAAAAGTAAGCACTCCTTTTACTTCCAAGTATGAGATCTTAAGTTCTTCATTTCTCAGATGTTGTCCTAATGATCTAGAGAAATGTATTATGTATCAGCATGGTGGTCGCGTGCTCTTTCGGGACTATGCCTTTGGTGACCTTGCTCAGGTCTGAATTTCTTATGTGCTTTTTGATAAAATTTCTAAAactgcactttttttttattctcctCTTCTTGGCTTGTAAGCGGAATCTTATTGACTTGGAAATATTTGTAGGAAAGACTTATGTCCAAAGGCCAGCAAATAAGTGAGAACTTTTATGTCAGAGGTGATGGCACGGTGAGTGGATTCCAGATAAAACATATTTTGAAATAGAGGTTCACAAAACATATTGCATGCACATAGAAGTTTCAAATTGAATACATTGTGGATTTATTCTCCAAATGTTGGTGCCATGCAGCGTGCATACTACTTTTCAAATGAATACCTGGTGGATTTGTTCTCGGAATGTGGATTTGCTCTTGAGGAAATTTGTGTACACAACAAAAAGGTTGAGAACCGTTCACTAGACTTGGTGATGAACAGGTGATAATCTCTCTCTATACACTGCAAATATTAGCTCATATATATTGTTGCATTACTTACTATTGCAATAAGGAAAAACAAGCTAATTGTATTGTATGATTCACTTTTAAATGGTACTTGTTATGCGAGGTTTTAAAAGAAGAAATGGAAGTTCAACGAGGGACCTAAAAGTTGTTGTACGATTGTTATTTTCTAtcttcctttaaaaaaaatcttccaaatgcctgaaatgcttcaatATTCATTTATGCTCCTACTTAGGAATTGGATCCAAGCTACCTTTACTCTCAACCCAGCTGGTCCTGTTGATACAAATAATCAACATAACCACCAGAGCTGTGAAGGAAAGGAGGATAAACTAGCTGGTGCCATGTCTCAGAAGAAGAGCCCTAATGAAGAAATCGACCTTTCTGTGGATTTTAGCAATATGTTTGGAGCATCACACTATCTTGATGAGGTAACATTATTGTTCTATTTGGTTGCATGTTTGAAGTAAGAAACCCGGGATGAAATGAGTCAACTATGAAGCTGTTGTCCAGGGAGGGAAACGATAGTTTAGTGAGTTCAGCAGTCATTAGTTGACTCTACATAGGCAGCACATGACAAAAAGTTATGCTCCGGCTTTCTTCCCTGTCCATCTAAAACAAGGGCACTATTCTTAATTTGGTTCACTTGGGTTTGCTGGACAAGGATCTGTGGCATGTATAAAGGAACAAACACTGCCAGTTACCTTCGGTGATCTGCAGCCTTCCCTTGATTTGCAATTTGATGCTTGGCACTTAGTAATGAATGCAGTCACCTGGAAATGTTAGTTGTTGCAATTGCAGGTGTGTACCGTTTCTTTATGAAAATAACGTTCCTTTTGCATCATTGTATGGGATTTCAATTGAATTCTGATCAGAAGCAACAGCAAAGTGCTGCACTACTGCTGAATTGAGTATCTTTTTCAGCCACAAATTTGACttgttttcctcttttttttttgtttaatgtAATGTAAACTTGTAACACTGCCATTGTTTGTGAAGTAATTGGAAttggccttttttttaatttgcagGCACAAACCATTACGATTAAAGCAAAGGGTCACAACTTCAAAATTAAAATGCTCACGAAAGAATACCAGCACACATGCAAATCAACTGGTCTAATGCTCTGGGAATCAGCTCAATTCATGTGCAGTCTTCTAGCGGAAAATCCCTCCATAGTTGCCGGCAAAAGTGTGCTGGAGATAGGCTGTGGCTCAGCTGGCATCTGCTCAATGGTTGCTGCCAGTTTTGCTCGGTTTGTTGTTGCTACTGATGGGGATGCAGAATCGCTTGATCTTCTTAGACAGAATACTTCCTCAAATTTGGAGGTTGATTTGCGTAACAGAATTTTGATTAGGAAGCTATTTTGGGGCGATGAAGATGATATGAAGGAAGTCAGAGAGCTTTCTGGTGATCGTGGAGGTTTTGATTGTATAATAGGCACTGACGTCACCTACAATCCTGATGCTATACTTCCTCTCTTCAGAACTGCTAGGAAACTGATCTCTGACAAGAGCAATGGTGATTCAGAGGCAGCCCTGATTCTGTGCTACATTCAGCGCCGTGTTGATGAGGATTCTATCCTTTCTATTGCAACAGCCCAGGGCTTCAGACTTGTAGACAAATGGATAAATGGAGTTCAGGAGAGTAATGGTATCATTAGCTCTTGGTTCTGTGGTAATGATGTATGCAGTGCTTTCCGGAATATAACACTTTCCATTTTGTATTTTGAAGTGTGAAACACTGGT
This is a stretch of genomic DNA from Brachypodium distachyon strain Bd21 chromosome 1, Brachypodium_distachyon_v3.0, whole genome shotgun sequence. It encodes these proteins:
- the LOC100844747 gene encoding uncharacterized protein LOC100844747, which translates into the protein MATGEQHTTAQISSSSSNSSGRPVTPFWKEKYERDARRYWDIFYKRHEDKFFKDRHYLDKEWGKYFEVQDGANMVVLEVGCGAGNTIFPLLSTYPDIFVHACDFSSRAVDLVKKHKDFRPDRVNAFACDITSEQLTEGMEPSSVDIVTMIFMLSAVAPDKMPLVLQNVKNVLKHGGRVLFRDYAFGDLAQERLMSKGQQISENFYVRGDGTRAYYFSNEYLVDLFSECGFALEEICVHNKKVENRSLDLVMNRNWIQATFTLNPAGPVDTNNQHNHQSCEGKEDKLAGAMSQKKSPNEEIDLSVDFSNMFGASHYLDEAQTITIKAKGHNFKIKMLTKEYQHTCKSTGLMLWESAQFMCSLLAENPSIVAGKSVLEIGCGSAGICSMVAASFARFVVATDGDAESLDLLRQNTSSNLEVDLRNRILIRKLFWGDEDDMKEVRELSGDRGGFDCIIGTDVTYNPDAILPLFRTARKLISDKSNGDSEAALILCYIQRRVDEDSILSIATAQGFRLVDKWINGVQESNGIISSWFCGNDVCSAFRNITLSILYFEV